In Ficedula albicollis isolate OC2 chromosome 19, FicAlb1.5, whole genome shotgun sequence, one DNA window encodes the following:
- the PIGS gene encoding GPI transamidase component PIG-S isoform X2 — translation MAAAAALAADEAERARGRRAALSFATIAVVLGLPLWWKTTETYRAALPYADIDGLGQQPVRLVVPMAVVFGPGSVPRDLSRSLPFTDVQEMEISVNLRTTVTSRYEMRYRSTTAQEEAALFAATAREADAALHPLQDTTMGSLTMYVVPETSSLLPQGINVYVGKHRSALVRAVGSLAALQARLREVTQVMSFTASSIAAALSDRLPSRQLGPDARRNLKSSLGYEITFSLLNPDPKSHTVDWDIEGAVNRYVKPVLDKLSLVANFSVDSQILYYAVLGVTPRYDKESSSFLLSAHSLPHVINPVEARLGSSAASLYPVLNFLLYVPERSHSPLYIQDKDGAPVSTNAFHSPRWGGIMVYNVEVPASPQASLPLHVDVDMARVMEVFLAQLRLLFGLSREEVPPEFLLESPGNEGLADWELDHLLWAHTVENIATVSTTLTSLAQLLDKIGNIVIKDDVASEVYQAVASVQSAVTKLSLGHLQAAFQASKEAVTSSERAFFDPSLLHLLYFPDDQKFAIYIPLFLPMAVPILLSLAKIVRETRLRTKEPTKMD, via the exons ATGGCGGCGGCGGCCGCCTTGGCGGCGGATGAGGCAG AGCGGGCGCGGGGCCGGCGCGCTGCCCTGTCCTTCGCGACCATCGCCGTGGTGCTGGGACTGCCGCTGTGGTGGAAAACCACCGAGACCTACCGCGCTGCGCTGCCCTACGCGGACATCGACGGGCTCGGCCAGCAGCCG GTTCGGCTGGTGGTGCCCATGGCCGTGGTCTTCGGCCCGGGGTCGGTGCCCAGGGACCTGTCGAGGTCGCTGCCCTTCACGGACGTGCAGGAGATGGAGATTTCCGTGAACC TGAGAACCACCGTCACATCCCGCTACGAGATGCGCTATCGCAGCACCACGGctcaggaggaggcagcactgTTTGCAGCCACTGCACGAG AGGCTGATGCTGCTCTGCACCCACTGCAGGACACCACCATGGGCTCTCTGACCATGTATGTGGTCCCTGAAacctcctctctcctgcctcag ggcATCAATGTCTATGTGGGGAAGCACCGCAGTGCCCTGgtgagggctgtggggagcctggctgccctgcaggcGCGGCTGcgggaggtgacacaggtgatgTCCTTCACGGCCAGCTCCATCGCCGCCGCCCTGTCGGACCGCCTGCCCAGCAGACAGCTCGGCCCCGACGCACGGCGGAACCTGAAATCCAGCCTGG GGTATGAGATCACCTTCAGCCTGCTGAACCCTGACCCCAAGTCCCACACCGTGGACTGGGACATTGAGGGGGCTGTGAACCGCTACGTGAAGCCTGTCCTGGACAAACTGAGCTTGGTGGCCAACTTTTCTGTGGATTCACAG ATCCTGTACTACGCTGTCCTAGGAGTGACACCACGCTATGACAAGGAGTCCTCCAGCTTCCTCCTGAGTGCTCACAGCCTCCCACACGTCATCAACCCTGTGGAGGCCCGGCTGG GCTCCAGTGCTGCCTCACTCTACCCAGTGCTGAACTTCCTGCTGTATGTGCCAGAGCGCTCCCACTCCCCTCTGTACATCCAGGACAAGGATGGAGCCCCAGTGAGCACCAATGCCTTCCACAGCCCTCGCTGGGGTGGCATCATG GTTTACAATGTTGAAGTCCCTGCTTCCCCTCaagcctccctccctctgcatgTGGATGTGGACATGGCACGAGTGATGGAGGTTTTCCTGGCCCAGCTCCG gTTACTCTTTGGGCTGTCTCGGGAAGAGGTGCCCCCCGAGTTCCTGCTGGAAAGCCCAGGGAATGAGGGGCTGGCTGACTGGGAGCTGGACCACCTGCTCTGGGCCCACACTGTGGAGAACATCGCCACCGTGTCCACCACGCTGACCTCGCTGGCCCAGCTCCTGGACAAGATTGGGAACATTGTCATCAAGGATGATGTTGCCTCTGAG GTGTACCAGGCAGTGGCCTCAGTCCAGAGCGCTGTCACCAAGCTGTCCCTGGGCCACCTGCAGGCAGCTTTCCAGGCCAGCAAGGAGGCTGTCACCTCCTCAGAGAGGGCCTTCTTTGACCCAtctctcctccatctcctctaCTTCCCTGATGACCAGAAATTTGCCATCTACATCCCGCTCTTCCTGCCCATGGCTGTCCCAATTCTCCTGTCCCTGGCCAAGATTGTCCGGGAGACCAGGCTGCGTACGAAGGAGCCCACCAAGATGGACTGA
- the PIGS gene encoding GPI transamidase component PIG-S isoform X1 — MAAAAALAADEAERARGRRAALSFATIAVVLGLPLWWKTTETYRAALPYADIDGLGQQPVRLVVPMAVVFGPGSVPRDLSRSLPFTDVQEMEISVNLRTTVTSRYEMRYRSTTAQEEAALFAATARVLPSSPEADAALHPLQDTTMGSLTMYVVPETSSLLPQGINVYVGKHRSALVRAVGSLAALQARLREVTQVMSFTASSIAAALSDRLPSRQLGPDARRNLKSSLGYEITFSLLNPDPKSHTVDWDIEGAVNRYVKPVLDKLSLVANFSVDSQILYYAVLGVTPRYDKESSSFLLSAHSLPHVINPVEARLGSSAASLYPVLNFLLYVPERSHSPLYIQDKDGAPVSTNAFHSPRWGGIMVYNVEVPASPQASLPLHVDVDMARVMEVFLAQLRLLFGLSREEVPPEFLLESPGNEGLADWELDHLLWAHTVENIATVSTTLTSLAQLLDKIGNIVIKDDVASEVYQAVASVQSAVTKLSLGHLQAAFQASKEAVTSSERAFFDPSLLHLLYFPDDQKFAIYIPLFLPMAVPILLSLAKIVRETRLRTKEPTKMD; from the exons ATGGCGGCGGCGGCCGCCTTGGCGGCGGATGAGGCAG AGCGGGCGCGGGGCCGGCGCGCTGCCCTGTCCTTCGCGACCATCGCCGTGGTGCTGGGACTGCCGCTGTGGTGGAAAACCACCGAGACCTACCGCGCTGCGCTGCCCTACGCGGACATCGACGGGCTCGGCCAGCAGCCG GTTCGGCTGGTGGTGCCCATGGCCGTGGTCTTCGGCCCGGGGTCGGTGCCCAGGGACCTGTCGAGGTCGCTGCCCTTCACGGACGTGCAGGAGATGGAGATTTCCGTGAACC TGAGAACCACCGTCACATCCCGCTACGAGATGCGCTATCGCAGCACCACGGctcaggaggaggcagcactgTTTGCAGCCACTGCACGAG TGCTTCCATCTTCCCCAGAGGCTGATGCTGCTCTGCACCCACTGCAGGACACCACCATGGGCTCTCTGACCATGTATGTGGTCCCTGAAacctcctctctcctgcctcag ggcATCAATGTCTATGTGGGGAAGCACCGCAGTGCCCTGgtgagggctgtggggagcctggctgccctgcaggcGCGGCTGcgggaggtgacacaggtgatgTCCTTCACGGCCAGCTCCATCGCCGCCGCCCTGTCGGACCGCCTGCCCAGCAGACAGCTCGGCCCCGACGCACGGCGGAACCTGAAATCCAGCCTGG GGTATGAGATCACCTTCAGCCTGCTGAACCCTGACCCCAAGTCCCACACCGTGGACTGGGACATTGAGGGGGCTGTGAACCGCTACGTGAAGCCTGTCCTGGACAAACTGAGCTTGGTGGCCAACTTTTCTGTGGATTCACAG ATCCTGTACTACGCTGTCCTAGGAGTGACACCACGCTATGACAAGGAGTCCTCCAGCTTCCTCCTGAGTGCTCACAGCCTCCCACACGTCATCAACCCTGTGGAGGCCCGGCTGG GCTCCAGTGCTGCCTCACTCTACCCAGTGCTGAACTTCCTGCTGTATGTGCCAGAGCGCTCCCACTCCCCTCTGTACATCCAGGACAAGGATGGAGCCCCAGTGAGCACCAATGCCTTCCACAGCCCTCGCTGGGGTGGCATCATG GTTTACAATGTTGAAGTCCCTGCTTCCCCTCaagcctccctccctctgcatgTGGATGTGGACATGGCACGAGTGATGGAGGTTTTCCTGGCCCAGCTCCG gTTACTCTTTGGGCTGTCTCGGGAAGAGGTGCCCCCCGAGTTCCTGCTGGAAAGCCCAGGGAATGAGGGGCTGGCTGACTGGGAGCTGGACCACCTGCTCTGGGCCCACACTGTGGAGAACATCGCCACCGTGTCCACCACGCTGACCTCGCTGGCCCAGCTCCTGGACAAGATTGGGAACATTGTCATCAAGGATGATGTTGCCTCTGAG GTGTACCAGGCAGTGGCCTCAGTCCAGAGCGCTGTCACCAAGCTGTCCCTGGGCCACCTGCAGGCAGCTTTCCAGGCCAGCAAGGAGGCTGTCACCTCCTCAGAGAGGGCCTTCTTTGACCCAtctctcctccatctcctctaCTTCCCTGATGACCAGAAATTTGCCATCTACATCCCGCTCTTCCTGCCCATGGCTGTCCCAATTCTCCTGTCCCTGGCCAAGATTGTCCGGGAGACCAGGCTGCGTACGAAGGAGCCCACCAAGATGGACTGA